In Rutidosis leptorrhynchoides isolate AG116_Rl617_1_P2 chromosome 2, CSIRO_AGI_Rlap_v1, whole genome shotgun sequence, one genomic interval encodes:
- the LOC139889069 gene encoding uncharacterized protein: MHTDGACGPEGAWAGIVLKSPEGEEYTFALRFSFPVSNNEAEYEALLSEMQVVKHLEVKELSVYVDSQLVANQFNGIFEAPDESMQKYLKLVQELAVDFDLFQITRVSRTMNKKADALSKLAALTFSHFKKEIWVEEVKIKSIETDGISAAIEEEEQSWMTPIVEFLNKGTLPIDSMEARKIKMKAPMYLLDKGILYRKSFLGPHLRCLNPTQAESIIREVHEGMCALHSGHKTVASKIMWLGYYWSSMYRDAAEVIRKCQSCQLHAPGNPFSDWCQELNIKQTFTSITHPQTNGQCEVTNRYIVLGIKARLELCRRGWIDELPNVLWAHRTTPKGATNETPFSLVYWSEAVIPAEINVPTMRIASFDESSNSEELRENLNLVEERREMAAKKEAINKQRIASYYNKRVQPLSFQLDDLVWRKNEASRAEDTGKLGSKWEGPYKVIDVSDTGAYRLENLDGKAIKHTWHAQTLKRCYI; the protein is encoded by the exons ATGCACACAGATGGGGCTTGTGGTCCAGAAGGCGCGTGGGCAGGAATAGTCCTAAAAAGTCCAGAAGGAGAAGAATATACCTTTGCGCTACGCTTTAGCTTCCCTGTATCAAACAATGAGGCTGAGTATGAAGCGTTGTTATCCGAAATGCAGGTAGTAAAACATCTCGAGGTAAAGGAGCTGTCTGTATATGTCGATTCGCAATTAGTTGCAAACCAATTCAACGGAATATTTGAAGCACCTGATGAATCGATGCAAAAATACTTGAAACTTGTGCAAGAGCTCGCGGTAGACTTCGATTTATTTCAGATAACTCGGGTTTCAAGAACAATGAATAAAAAAGCGGATGCTCTCAGTAAGTTAGCAGCTTTAACATTTAgccattttaagaaagaaatttgggtCGAGGAAGTAAAAATAAAATCCATCGAGACAGACGGTATATCTGCTGCAATTGAAGAAGAGGAGCAGAGTTGGATGACACCGATAGTAGAATTTTTGAACAAAGGAACATTGCCAATAGATTCAATGGAAGCAAGAAAGATTAAGATGAAAGCACCAATGTATTTGTTAGATAAAGGAATTCTATACAGAAAGTCTTTTCTGGGACCTCATTTGCGGTGTCTTAATCCAACTCAAGCAGAATCGATCATACGGGAAGTGCACGAAGGAATGTGCGCTTTGCACTCGGGACACAAAACTGTTGCGTCCAAAATAATGTGGCTCGGGTACTATTGGTCATCAATGTACAGAGATGCTGCAGAAGTGATACGTAAATGTCAGTCGTGTCAGCTTCACGCACCG GGTAATCCATTCAGCGATTGGTGCCAAGAGCTGAACATAAAGCAAACATTCACATCAATCACGCATCCTCAGACGAACGGTCAGTGTGAGGTCACGAATCGGTATATCGTGTTAGGAATCAAAGCAAGGCTCGAATTGTGCCGAAGGGGTTGGATAGATGAACTGCCGAATGTACTGTGGGCACACCGCACAACTCCAAAAGGCGCAACTAATGAAACACCTTTCAGTTTGGTGTACTGGTCCGAGGCTGTAATACCCGCTGAAATAAATGTGCCAACTATGCGCATAGCttccttcgatgaaagtagcaaTAGCGAAGAACTGCGTGAAAATCTAAACTTAGTTGAAGAGCGCAGAGAAATGGCGGCCAAaaaagaagcaatcaacaaacaAAGAATCGCAAGCTACTATAATAAGCGCGTACAACCATTATCTTTTCAATTGGATGACTTGGTGTGGCGAAagaatgaagcaagcagagcagaagACACGGGTAAACTCGGATCTAAATGGGAAGGACCATACAAGGTTATTGACGTAAGCGATACAGGGGCGTATCGACTAGAAAATTTAGATGGAAAAGCAATAAAACACACATGGCATGCGCAAACACTGAAACGGTGCTACATATAA